The following are from one region of the Stenotrophomonas lactitubi genome:
- a CDS encoding alpha/beta hydrolase family protein: MKLRHALLPLSLLAALPSVAAARGLEIRDMVAMDRVSAPVLTADGGTVVFAKRSTDANLKASTALFARNLRTRDAAPPKQITPAGWNVNSASLSANGQTVYFLSAKNGSQQLYSLPITGGAPHQLTDFPVDVDSYHVSPQDDRVLFSAGVFQACASDLACTEKKLKDVAGAKASGKVFDSLFVRHWDTWNDGRRNTLFVAPLPAAKAGAVKGASALSATIDGDAPSKPFGGNDDFAWSPDGSSVVASIRVAGKQESWSTNFDLYRFDAAGKQAPVNLTASNPAWDAGPVFSADGKTLFYRAMKRPGFEADRFGLMAMDLASGKTREIAPQWDRSAGGIALSADGTSIYTTADDLGEHPLFQIDVASGKATKLIGDGSVTAVDVAGNSVAITRNSLKSNDQVLVGLLPAAGEPIGALRALTPAAGEVLKDVSFGDYEQFEFKGWNNDTVHGYVVKPHNYQEGKSYPVAFLIHGGPQGSFGNGWSYRWNPQTYAGQGYAVVMIDFHGSTGYGQAFTDAISQHWGDRPLEDLQKGWSAALKKYDFLNGDKACALGASYGGFMVNWIAGNWNSPFKCLVNHDGVFDQRMMGYATEELWFTEWEQGGTPYQKAANYEKFNPVNHVADWKKPILVIHGQQDFRIPVEQGLAAFTAAQRQGIESKFLYFPDENHWVLKPNNSILWHDTVNAWLKQHIGE, from the coding sequence ATGAAACTGCGTCATGCCCTGCTGCCACTGAGCCTGCTGGCTGCCCTGCCCAGCGTCGCCGCTGCCCGTGGCCTGGAAATCCGCGACATGGTGGCCATGGACCGCGTCTCCGCGCCGGTACTGACCGCTGACGGCGGCACCGTGGTGTTCGCCAAGCGCAGCACCGATGCCAACCTCAAGGCCAGCACCGCCCTGTTCGCGCGTAACCTGCGCACCCGCGATGCGGCACCGCCGAAGCAGATCACCCCGGCCGGCTGGAACGTCAACTCGGCCTCGTTGTCGGCCAATGGCCAGACCGTGTACTTCCTGAGCGCCAAGAACGGCAGCCAGCAGCTGTACTCGCTGCCGATCACTGGCGGTGCTCCGCACCAGCTGACCGATTTCCCGGTGGACGTGGACAGCTACCACGTGTCGCCGCAGGACGACCGCGTGCTGTTCAGCGCCGGCGTGTTCCAGGCCTGTGCCTCGGACCTGGCCTGCACCGAAAAGAAGCTGAAGGACGTGGCCGGCGCCAAGGCCAGCGGCAAGGTCTTCGATTCGCTGTTCGTGCGCCACTGGGATACCTGGAACGACGGCCGTCGCAACACCTTGTTCGTCGCCCCGCTGCCGGCGGCCAAGGCCGGTGCGGTCAAGGGCGCTTCGGCGCTGAGCGCGACCATCGATGGTGACGCTCCGTCCAAGCCGTTCGGTGGCAATGATGATTTCGCGTGGTCGCCGGATGGCAGCAGCGTGGTCGCCAGCATCCGCGTGGCCGGCAAGCAGGAGTCGTGGTCGACCAACTTCGACCTGTACCGCTTCGATGCCGCCGGCAAGCAGGCGCCGGTCAACCTGACCGCCTCCAACCCGGCCTGGGATGCCGGCCCGGTGTTCAGCGCCGACGGCAAGACCCTGTTCTACCGCGCGATGAAGCGCCCGGGCTTCGAGGCCGATCGCTTCGGCCTGATGGCGATGGACCTGGCCAGCGGCAAGACCCGCGAGATCGCTCCGCAGTGGGACCGTTCGGCTGGTGGCATCGCCCTGTCCGCCGACGGCACCAGCATCTACACCACTGCCGATGACCTCGGCGAACACCCGCTGTTCCAGATCGATGTGGCCAGCGGCAAGGCCACCAAGCTGATCGGCGACGGCAGCGTCACCGCTGTCGACGTGGCCGGCAACAGCGTGGCGATCACCCGCAACAGCCTGAAGAGCAACGACCAGGTGCTGGTCGGCCTGCTGCCGGCCGCTGGCGAGCCGATCGGTGCGCTGCGCGCGCTGACCCCCGCCGCTGGCGAGGTGCTGAAGGACGTGTCGTTCGGCGACTACGAGCAGTTCGAGTTCAAGGGCTGGAACAACGACACCGTCCATGGCTATGTGGTCAAGCCGCACAACTACCAGGAAGGCAAGTCCTACCCGGTCGCGTTCCTGATCCATGGCGGCCCGCAGGGCAGCTTCGGCAATGGCTGGAGCTACCGCTGGAACCCGCAGACCTATGCGGGCCAGGGCTACGCGGTGGTGATGATCGACTTCCATGGCTCCACCGGTTACGGCCAGGCCTTCACCGATGCGATCAGCCAGCACTGGGGTGACCGTCCGCTGGAAGACCTGCAGAAGGGCTGGAGCGCGGCGCTGAAGAAGTACGATTTCCTCAACGGTGACAAGGCCTGTGCACTGGGCGCCAGCTACGGCGGCTTCATGGTCAACTGGATCGCCGGCAACTGGAACAGCCCGTTCAAGTGCCTGGTCAACCATGACGGCGTGTTCGACCAGCGCATGATGGGTTACGCCACCGAAGAACTGTGGTTCACCGAATGGGAGCAGGGCGGTACCCCGTACCAGAAGGCGGCGAACTACGAGAAGTTCAATCCGGTCAACCACGTGGCTGACTGGAAGAAGCCGATCCTGGTGATCCACGGCCAGCAGGACTTCCGCATTCCGGTCGAGCAGGGCCTGGCCGCGTTCACCGCTGCCCAGCGCCAGGGCATCGAGTCGAAGTTCCTGTACTTCCCGGATGAAAACCACTGGGTGCTGAAGCCGAACAACAGCATCCTGTGGCATGACACCGTCAACGCCTGGCTGAAGCAGCACATCGGCGAATAA
- a CDS encoding DUF819 family protein, with protein MPSTALIQNDIVVFGLIAATLGAVFWTASREQGLWKRFYTFVPALLLCYLLPGIYNTFGLIDGQNTKLYNPVARDILLPAALILLTLAVDIKGILRLGPKLVLMYLGASASIMLGAVVAFLVMRAIHPDTVAGDTWAGMAALAGSWIGGGANMLAMREVFDVNATTFGQFAVVDVGVGYVWMAALIFLAGRAAKIDARSGADTSAIDELKERITRFQAEHERIPSLTDLMLIVAVAFGGVGLAHAIGAPLAAWFKVNVSWASQFSLDAPFVWVVVLSTTLGLGLSFTRARNLEGAGASRLGSLLLYFLIACIGMQMDLLALLDRPWLFLLGIIWISVHIALLWCLGRLLKVPFFYFAIGSQSNIGGPASAPVVAAAFHPALAPVGVLLGTMGYATGTYLAYVVGITLRALAGQG; from the coding sequence ATGCCTTCGACTGCCCTGATCCAGAACGACATCGTCGTCTTCGGTTTGATCGCCGCCACTCTTGGCGCCGTGTTCTGGACCGCTTCGCGCGAGCAGGGCCTGTGGAAGCGCTTCTATACCTTCGTGCCGGCGCTGCTGCTGTGTTACCTGCTGCCGGGCATCTACAACACATTCGGCCTGATCGACGGGCAGAACACCAAACTGTACAACCCGGTCGCGCGTGACATCCTGCTGCCGGCGGCGCTGATCCTGTTGACCCTGGCGGTGGACATCAAGGGCATCCTGCGGCTGGGGCCGAAACTGGTGCTGATGTACCTGGGTGCCTCGGCCAGCATCATGCTGGGTGCGGTGGTGGCGTTCCTGGTGATGCGTGCGATCCATCCCGATACCGTCGCCGGCGATACCTGGGCCGGCATGGCCGCACTGGCCGGCAGCTGGATCGGCGGTGGTGCCAACATGCTGGCCATGCGCGAAGTGTTCGACGTCAACGCGACCACCTTCGGCCAGTTCGCGGTGGTCGATGTGGGGGTTGGCTACGTGTGGATGGCGGCGCTGATCTTCCTCGCCGGGCGCGCGGCGAAGATCGATGCACGCAGTGGAGCCGACACGTCGGCAATTGATGAGCTGAAAGAGCGCATCACCCGCTTCCAGGCCGAACACGAGCGCATCCCCAGCCTGACCGACCTGATGCTGATCGTGGCCGTGGCCTTCGGTGGCGTCGGTCTTGCCCACGCCATCGGCGCGCCGCTGGCGGCGTGGTTCAAGGTCAATGTCAGCTGGGCATCGCAGTTCAGCCTGGATGCGCCGTTCGTGTGGGTGGTGGTGCTGTCGACCACGCTCGGCCTGGGGCTGAGCTTTACCCGGGCTCGCAACCTGGAGGGTGCGGGCGCCTCACGACTGGGCTCGCTGCTGCTGTATTTCCTGATCGCCTGCATCGGCATGCAGATGGATCTGCTGGCGCTGCTGGATCGCCCGTGGCTGTTCCTGCTCGGCATCATCTGGATCAGCGTGCACATCGCGCTGCTGTGGTGCCTGGGCAGGCTGCTGAAGGTGCCGTTCTTCTACTTCGCCATCGGCTCGCAGTCGAACATCGGCGGCCCGGCCTCAGCGCCGGTGGTGGCCGCTGCGTTCCATCCGGCGCTGGCACCGGTGGGCGTGCTGCTGGGCACGATGGGGTATGCCACCGGCACCTATCTGGCGTATGTGGTCGGCATCACCCTGCGCGCGCTGGCAGGGCAGGGTTGA
- the minE gene encoding cell division topological specificity factor MinE: MGLFDFLKAKKTTAETAKNRLQIIIAQERSHRGGPDYLPLLQRELLEVIKKYVNIDVDAVKVDLVKDGQHDVLDISVALPEGPDKP; this comes from the coding sequence ATGGGCCTGTTTGATTTCCTCAAAGCGAAGAAGACCACCGCCGAAACCGCCAAGAACCGCCTGCAGATCATCATCGCGCAGGAGCGCAGCCACCGTGGCGGTCCCGACTACCTGCCGCTGCTGCAGCGCGAGCTGCTGGAAGTGATCAAGAAGTACGTCAACATCGACGTCGATGCAGTGAAGGTGGATCTGGTCAAGGATGGCCAGCACGACGTGCTGGACATTTCCGTGGCGCTGCCTGAAGGCCCGGACAAACCCTGA
- the minD gene encoding septum site-determining protein MinD, producing the protein MAEIIVVTSGKGGVGKTTSSASLACGLAKRGKKVAVIDFDVGLRNLDLIMGCERRVVYDFVNVVHGEATLKQALIKDKRFDNLFVLAASQTRDKDALTQEGVGKVLKDLAADGFEYIICDSPAGIEKGAFLAMYFADRAVVVVNPEVSSVRDSDRIIGLLDSKTHKAESGQDVPAFLLLTRYTPVRVESGEMLSITDVEEVLGLKAIGVIPESGDVLNASNKGEPVILDGESAAGQAYDDAVARILGEERPMRFTNVEKKGFFSKLFGG; encoded by the coding sequence TTGGCTGAAATCATCGTAGTCACCTCCGGCAAAGGCGGCGTCGGCAAGACCACTTCCAGCGCCAGCCTTGCATGCGGCCTGGCAAAGCGTGGCAAGAAGGTGGCGGTGATCGACTTCGACGTCGGCCTGCGCAACCTCGACCTGATCATGGGCTGCGAACGCCGCGTGGTGTACGACTTCGTGAATGTCGTGCACGGCGAAGCCACCCTCAAGCAGGCCCTGATCAAGGACAAGCGCTTCGACAACCTGTTCGTGCTGGCTGCCTCGCAGACCCGCGACAAGGATGCGCTGACCCAGGAAGGCGTGGGCAAGGTCCTGAAGGACCTGGCCGCCGACGGCTTCGAGTACATCATCTGCGACTCCCCGGCAGGCATCGAGAAAGGCGCCTTCCTGGCGATGTACTTCGCCGACCGCGCAGTGGTGGTGGTGAACCCGGAAGTGTCCTCGGTACGCGACTCGGACCGCATCATCGGCCTGCTCGATTCGAAGACCCACAAGGCCGAATCCGGCCAGGACGTGCCGGCCTTCCTGCTGCTGACCCGCTACACCCCGGTGCGCGTGGAAAGCGGCGAGATGCTCAGCATCACCGACGTCGAGGAGGTCCTCGGCCTGAAGGCGATCGGCGTGATCCCCGAATCGGGTGACGTCCTCAATGCCTCCAACAAGGGCGAACCGGTCATCCTGGATGGCGAATCCGCTGCCGGCCAGGCCTATGACGACGCCGTCGCACGCATCCTCGGCGAAGAACGCCCGATGCGCTTCACCAACGTCGAGAAGAAGGGCTTCTTCAGCAAGCTGTTCGGAGGGTAA
- the minC gene encoding septum site-determining protein MinC → MAVNFDYEQAGELKIGQVGIANLRIRTLDVERLVQEMQERVSRAPKLFGRAAVILDFGGLSQVPDVATAQALVDGLRGAGVLPVALAYGTSAVDLLSQQLGLPLLAKFRAQYERAEAEPAPPPAPAPEPRRAARAEAKAAPAAAPATPMGKAADAAAPQPGRMQLGNVRSGQQLYAENCDLTVMATVGAGAEVIADGSIHIYGTLRGRALAGAQGNTAARIFCRDFHAELVAIAGHYKVLDDVPETLRGKAVQVWLEQDQIKIAALD, encoded by the coding sequence GTGGCGGTGAATTTCGATTACGAACAGGCCGGTGAACTGAAGATCGGCCAGGTGGGCATCGCCAACCTGCGCATCCGCACCCTTGATGTTGAACGCCTCGTGCAGGAAATGCAGGAGCGGGTGAGCCGTGCGCCGAAGCTGTTCGGCCGTGCAGCGGTGATCCTGGACTTCGGCGGCCTCAGCCAGGTGCCCGACGTGGCGACGGCACAGGCGCTGGTGGATGGCCTGCGCGGTGCCGGCGTACTGCCGGTGGCACTGGCCTATGGCACCAGCGCGGTCGACCTGCTCTCGCAGCAGCTCGGCCTGCCGCTGCTGGCCAAGTTCCGCGCCCAGTACGAGCGCGCCGAAGCAGAGCCTGCCCCGCCGCCGGCACCCGCACCGGAACCGCGGCGTGCCGCGCGGGCCGAGGCGAAGGCCGCACCGGCAGCGGCTCCGGCCACGCCGATGGGCAAGGCGGCCGATGCCGCCGCGCCACAGCCGGGTCGCATGCAGCTGGGCAACGTGCGTTCTGGCCAGCAGCTGTATGCGGAAAACTGCGACCTGACCGTGATGGCCACCGTCGGCGCCGGCGCCGAGGTCATCGCCGATGGCAGCATCCATATCTACGGAACCCTGCGCGGCCGTGCGCTGGCAGGGGCCCAGGGCAACACCGCGGCACGCATTTTCTGCCGTGATTTCCATGCGGAACTGGTCGCCATTGCAGGCCATTACAAGGTGCTGGACGATGTCCCGGAAACCCTGCGCGGCAAGGCCGTGCAGGTGTGGCTGGAACAGGACCAGATCAAGATCGCTGCGCTGGACTGA
- a CDS encoding GNAT family N-acetyltransferase, giving the protein MSIVIRDVREHELDSVLALNNNAGLAILPLDAERLRLFYATAEYFRVAERDGNLAGFLIGFGSDSQHDSSNFAWFKQQLNTPFFYIDRIVVASRRRGGGVGRAFYADAQSFAELRYPQMTCEVFLDHGADAALLFHGSFGFRELGQNTMPQVDVRASMLAKELCSFPWVNETYGGKLPDVAWARDRQLPAQAQRSTGT; this is encoded by the coding sequence ATGTCGATTGTCATCCGCGACGTGCGCGAGCACGAGCTCGATTCCGTCCTGGCTTTGAACAACAATGCTGGCCTGGCCATCCTTCCCCTGGATGCCGAGCGCCTGCGCCTGTTCTATGCAACCGCTGAGTATTTCCGCGTCGCCGAGCGCGACGGCAACCTGGCCGGTTTTTTGATCGGCTTCGGCAGCGACAGCCAGCACGACAGCAGCAATTTCGCCTGGTTCAAGCAGCAGCTGAACACCCCCTTCTTCTATATCGACCGCATCGTGGTCGCCAGCCGCCGTCGCGGTGGTGGCGTCGGCCGTGCGTTCTACGCCGATGCGCAGAGCTTTGCCGAACTGCGCTACCCGCAGATGACCTGCGAAGTGTTCCTGGACCACGGCGCCGATGCCGCCCTGCTCTTCCACGGCAGCTTCGGCTTCCGCGAGCTGGGCCAGAACACCATGCCGCAGGTGGACGTGCGGGCCAGCATGCTGGCCAAGGAACTGTGCAGTTTCCCGTGGGTGAACGAAACCTACGGCGGCAAGCTGCCCGATGTGGCGTGGGCACGCGACCGGCAGCTGCCGGCGCAGGCACAGCGGTCGACGGGGACTTGA
- a CDS encoding sensor histidine kinase, with translation MLARLNHNAMLRYSGLFTWGTVGLWLAIYLIDPVSLTLESLDGEAGFRIIPWASAYLAFGFVYWVLTRSLGESRPGFFDHAALILLTACAIGVSYFSGTALGSILLMVVAGLLPWLLGPRIGVVWLVASNLAVLPVYIQPLGFPPVIAVLQAVGYMGFSSFVFVIALVARRQAEAREEQRRLNAELRATRALLAESARVNERTRISRELHDLLGHQLTALTLNLEVAGHLAEGQALEHVKRSHALAKLLLGNVREVVSQLRETGAIDLAAALRPLTEHVPSLDIQLEIEEPLNVEDPQRAHVLLRCTQEIITNTVRHAGARHLWLRVYREVPDQVVVEARDDGVGAETVNVGNGLRGMRERLQQCGGQLQVETRPGEGFRLRATVPATVLAALTQVPEGVR, from the coding sequence ATGCTGGCCCGACTCAACCACAATGCGATGCTGCGCTACTCCGGGTTGTTCACCTGGGGCACCGTCGGCCTTTGGCTTGCGATCTACCTGATCGACCCGGTGTCGCTGACGCTGGAGAGCCTGGACGGCGAGGCCGGCTTCCGGATCATTCCCTGGGCGTCGGCCTACCTGGCCTTCGGCTTCGTGTACTGGGTGCTGACCCGCTCGCTGGGCGAAAGCCGGCCCGGCTTCTTCGACCATGCCGCGCTGATCCTGCTGACCGCCTGCGCGATCGGCGTGAGCTATTTCTCCGGCACCGCGCTGGGCAGCATCCTGCTGATGGTGGTGGCCGGCCTGCTGCCCTGGTTGCTGGGCCCGCGCATCGGTGTGGTGTGGCTGGTGGCCAGCAACCTGGCCGTGCTGCCGGTCTACATCCAGCCACTGGGCTTCCCGCCGGTCATCGCCGTGCTGCAGGCCGTCGGCTACATGGGCTTCTCCAGCTTCGTGTTCGTGATCGCGCTGGTGGCCCGCCGCCAGGCCGAGGCGCGCGAGGAGCAGCGCCGCCTGAATGCCGAGCTGCGCGCCACCCGTGCGCTGCTGGCCGAAAGCGCGCGGGTGAACGAGCGCACCCGCATTTCGCGCGAACTGCACGACCTGCTGGGTCATCAGCTGACTGCGCTGACCCTGAACCTGGAAGTGGCCGGCCATCTGGCCGAGGGCCAGGCGCTGGAGCACGTGAAGCGTTCCCATGCCCTGGCCAAGCTGCTGCTGGGCAACGTGCGCGAGGTAGTCAGCCAGCTGCGCGAGACCGGCGCCATCGACCTGGCCGCTGCCCTGCGTCCGCTGACCGAGCACGTGCCTTCGCTGGACATCCAGCTGGAGATCGAAGAGCCGCTGAACGTGGAAGACCCGCAGCGGGCCCATGTGCTGCTGCGCTGCACCCAGGAGATCATCACCAACACGGTGCGCCATGCCGGCGCCCGCCACCTGTGGCTGCGGGTGTACCGTGAGGTCCCGGACCAGGTCGTAGTGGAAGCCCGCGACGACGGTGTCGGGGCGGAAACGGTCAATGTGGGCAATGGTTTGCGCGGCATGCGCGAACGCCTGCAACAATGTGGAGGCCAGCTGCAGGTGGAGACCCGCCCCGGCGAAGGCTTCCGGCTGCGGGCGACGGTACCGGCAACGGTGCTGGCGGCCCTTACCCAGGTTCCTGAAGGAGTGCGTTGA
- a CDS encoding response regulator: protein MIRVCLVDDQTLVRQGIRSLLALDDGIEVVAEAADGRQAVELIPQIRPDVVLMDMRMPVMSGLEALQVLSRQEQLPPTIILTTFDDDQLVLAGLKAGAKGYLLKDVTLAQLVGAIRTVADGGSLVQPAVTQRLLSGLEHMRNDFVSLDRPDPLTDRETEILRLMASGFSNKEIANSLGVAEGTIKNHVSNILSKLGVRDRTRAVLKAFELQLV, encoded by the coding sequence ATGATTCGCGTCTGCCTGGTCGACGACCAAACCCTGGTGCGGCAGGGGATCCGCTCGCTGCTGGCGCTCGACGACGGCATCGAAGTGGTGGCCGAGGCCGCCGATGGCCGCCAGGCCGTCGAGCTGATCCCGCAGATCCGTCCGGACGTGGTCCTGATGGACATGCGCATGCCGGTGATGTCCGGGCTGGAGGCGCTGCAGGTGCTGTCACGGCAGGAACAGCTGCCGCCGACCATCATCCTGACCACCTTCGACGATGACCAGCTGGTGCTGGCCGGGCTCAAGGCCGGTGCCAAGGGCTACCTGCTCAAGGATGTGACTCTGGCGCAGCTGGTCGGGGCGATCCGCACGGTGGCCGATGGCGGTTCGCTGGTGCAGCCGGCGGTGACCCAGCGCCTGCTGTCCGGGCTGGAGCACATGCGCAACGACTTCGTCAGTCTGGACCGCCCCGACCCGCTGACCGACCGTGAGACCGAGATCCTGCGGCTGATGGCCAGCGGTTTCTCCAACAAGGAGATCGCCAATTCGCTGGGGGTCGCCGAGGGCACGATCAAGAACCATGTGTCCAACATCCTCTCCAAACTGGGCGTACGTGACCGTACGCGTGCGGTCCTGAAAGCGTTTGAACTCCAGTTGGTGTGA
- a CDS encoding polyketide cyclase — MTRIIEFLIALGIVAGLFVIIGVCLPGERHITESIETNRKMTIVYDTVSSLRRFKDWNPLVLRDPAVELKLSGPVSGVGATLDFTSKDLGTGSWKVTEAEENKRVVIAIDDATKGHDKVSTFTLEPTGKGGRNVKITQDYSVKYGFDLFGRYAGLYVSRQIGDDIKMGLSRMANMLATVPNVDYRTSEAPLTDLGIVDVPAEDLLVVTAGNVDRGQDSISKSIKDNQEWIKRVIEANGLEAAGPLRIITTDFGAEKYAFDIAQPVKKKGAEGVPAEQLTVKIDGGAPVKYVRVAPHRSAHAAYTGHMAGLDVARSALRAWAVTSGNEVIDRPYETWKDGVDKSFTPEATYDIYWAVK, encoded by the coding sequence ATGACCCGTATTATCGAGTTCCTGATCGCCTTGGGGATCGTGGCTGGCCTGTTCGTCATCATTGGCGTCTGTCTGCCGGGCGAGCGTCACATCACCGAAAGCATCGAGACCAACCGCAAGATGACGATCGTGTACGACACGGTCAGCAGTCTGCGCCGCTTCAAGGACTGGAACCCGCTGGTACTGCGCGATCCCGCCGTTGAACTGAAGCTGTCCGGCCCGGTCTCCGGCGTCGGTGCCACTCTCGACTTCACTTCCAAGGACCTGGGCACCGGTTCCTGGAAGGTGACCGAAGCCGAAGAGAACAAGCGTGTTGTTATCGCCATCGACGACGCCACCAAGGGTCACGACAAGGTCAGCACCTTCACCCTGGAGCCGACCGGCAAGGGCGGTCGCAACGTCAAGATCACCCAGGACTACTCGGTGAAGTATGGCTTCGACCTGTTCGGCCGCTACGCAGGCCTGTATGTCAGCCGCCAGATCGGCGATGACATCAAGATGGGTCTGTCGCGCATGGCGAACATGCTGGCCACCGTGCCGAATGTCGACTACCGCACTTCCGAAGCTCCGCTGACCGATCTGGGTATCGTCGATGTCCCGGCCGAGGACCTGCTGGTCGTCACCGCCGGCAACGTCGATCGTGGCCAGGACTCCATCAGCAAGTCCATCAAGGACAACCAGGAGTGGATCAAGCGCGTGATCGAGGCCAATGGCCTGGAAGCCGCAGGTCCGCTGCGTATCATCACCACCGATTTCGGTGCTGAGAAGTACGCCTTCGACATCGCCCAGCCGGTGAAGAAGAAGGGTGCCGAAGGCGTGCCGGCCGAACAGCTGACCGTCAAGATCGACGGTGGCGCTCCGGTCAAGTACGTCCGCGTTGCTCCGCACCGTTCGGCGCATGCGGCCTACACCGGCCACATGGCAGGTCTGGACGTTGCCCGCAGCGCCCTGCGCGCCTGGGCCGTGACCTCGGGTAACGAAGTCATCGACCGTCCGTACGAAACCTGGAAGGACGGCGTGGACAAGTCGTTCACCCCGGAAGCGACGTACGACATCTACTGGGCCGTCAAGTAA
- a CDS encoding DUF423 domain-containing protein translates to MFNTERRARKPSLLACLGALLAAASIGLSAYAAHGVSDPLAQQHLNMAALYAFAHGAVLAALGPRAQGAIAHLALYVLLLGVLLFSGSLLGGALWQLPTRLAPVGGTTLMAGWVLLAINALRR, encoded by the coding sequence ATGTTCAATACCGAACGACGCGCGCGTAAACCGTCGTTGCTGGCCTGCCTGGGGGCGCTGCTGGCGGCCGCCTCGATCGGTCTGTCCGCCTATGCCGCGCATGGCGTGTCCGATCCGCTGGCGCAGCAGCACCTGAACATGGCGGCGTTGTACGCGTTTGCCCACGGTGCGGTACTGGCGGCCCTCGGCCCCCGCGCGCAGGGCGCGATCGCGCATCTGGCGTTGTACGTGTTGCTGCTGGGTGTGCTGCTGTTCTCCGGCAGCCTGCTGGGCGGTGCGCTGTGGCAGTTGCCGACGCGGCTGGCGCCGGTAGGCGGCACCACGCTGATGGCAGGATGGGTACTGCTGGCGATCAATGCACTGAGGCGGTGA
- a CDS encoding M15 family metallopeptidase, translated as MHRTTPLLINTETVELWPAPLLRARSNLDARLLARAQWVLRRKQDGRYLAAVLAHGVHSLVPRLPREPGVEEALALLDGAWSRPFGAALEEQWLPLAGLQQRLQQLGLDVQRYAQDSGLALEAEPCLLHFAGRDRFARPLWLRRGAAQGWRRMRLHAARDGIALDAISGFRSHAYQLGIFERKLARGQSVPQILQVNAAPGFSEHHSGHALDIGTPGDAPAEETFEATAAFAWLQANAGTHGFHLSYPRDNPHGIVYEPWHWCWKPANG; from the coding sequence ATGCACCGCACCACTCCACTGTTGATCAACACCGAGACCGTCGAACTGTGGCCAGCGCCGCTGCTGCGCGCGCGCAGCAATCTCGACGCCCGCCTGCTGGCGCGTGCGCAATGGGTATTGAGGCGCAAACAGGATGGCCGCTACCTGGCGGCGGTACTGGCACACGGCGTGCACTCGCTTGTGCCGCGCCTGCCACGCGAACCGGGTGTGGAGGAAGCGCTGGCGTTGCTGGATGGCGCGTGGTCACGGCCGTTTGGCGCTGCACTGGAAGAGCAGTGGCTGCCGCTGGCCGGCCTGCAACAGCGCTTGCAGCAATTGGGCCTGGATGTGCAGCGCTATGCGCAGGACAGTGGGCTGGCGCTGGAGGCCGAGCCCTGCCTGCTGCACTTCGCCGGACGTGACCGCTTCGCGCGCCCGTTGTGGCTGCGTCGCGGTGCCGCGCAGGGTTGGCGACGGATGCGCCTGCATGCCGCGCGGGATGGCATTGCACTGGACGCGATCTCCGGCTTCCGCAGCCATGCGTATCAGCTCGGCATTTTCGAACGGAAGCTGGCGCGCGGGCAGAGTGTGCCGCAGATTCTGCAGGTCAATGCAGCGCCCGGCTTCAGCGAACACCACAGTGGTCACGCACTGGACATCGGCACGCCGGGGGATGCGCCGGCAGAAGAGACCTTCGAGGCGACGGCCGCGTTTGCGTGGCTGCAGGCCAATGCGGGAACGCACGGGTTCCATCTGAGCTATCCGCGCGACAACCCGCATGGGATCGTCTACGAACCGTGGCACTGGTGCTGGAAACCGGCCAACGGCTGA
- a CDS encoding PH domain-containing protein — protein MSGSDARPFDVAESSSLRVLWVLLPLLAVLGVGIWSQLHDSRTDAPWMEVTLSPPFFLMGGSAAWSLAVIVLMGVGLGWAFFRRRVELADNVLDVRSTLYRRRTPVADLLLDQAEVVDLGRDRRYGIRFKTNGYSMPGFYSGHFRLQGGGKGFALVTDRARTLVIPVRGGSTLLLSLERPQALLEALRKVAATAPRQ, from the coding sequence ATGAGCGGCAGTGATGCACGTCCGTTCGACGTCGCCGAAAGCTCCTCGCTGCGGGTGCTGTGGGTGCTGCTGCCACTGCTGGCGGTACTGGGCGTCGGCATCTGGTCGCAGCTGCACGACAGCCGCACCGACGCTCCCTGGATGGAGGTCACGCTGTCGCCCCCGTTTTTCCTGATGGGTGGCAGCGCGGCATGGAGCCTGGCGGTGATCGTGCTGATGGGCGTCGGCCTGGGCTGGGCGTTTTTCCGCCGCCGGGTGGAGCTGGCAGATAACGTACTGGACGTGCGTTCGACGCTGTACCGCCGCCGCACCCCGGTGGCCGACCTGCTGCTGGACCAGGCCGAGGTGGTCGACCTCGGCCGTGATCGCCGCTACGGCATCCGCTTCAAGACCAACGGCTACAGCATGCCCGGCTTCTACTCCGGGCACTTCCGCCTGCAGGGCGGCGGCAAGGGCTTTGCCCTGGTCACCGACCGCGCGCGCACGCTGGTGATTCCGGTGCGCGGCGGCAGCACCCTGCTGCTCAGCCTGGAGCGCCCGCAGGCGCTGCTGGAAGCGCTGCGCAAGGTGGCCGCCACGGCGCCACGGCAGTAA